A genomic stretch from Gemmatimonadaceae bacterium includes:
- the purD gene encoding phosphoribosylamine--glycine ligase, whose translation MKILLIGSGGREHALADALSRENTAVELIATPGNPGLAELARIEPIGVTDFPALIALAESEAVNLVVVGPEAPLAAGLVDQMRYRSIPVFGPTMGAATVETSKADTKAMMLAAGIPTAHAETHRVASEAKEAVQARFGAPVVIKASGLAAGKGVIVCHTIAEAYAAIDRILDDKAFGDAGNECLVESFMTGEELSLFALTDGTDVMPMLGAQDHKRLLDGDDGPNTGGMGAYTPVSFCTPALVDDITDRVFHPTLHALRKRGTPFTGLLYAGLMMTPDGPKVVEFNCRFGDPETQAILPMLTSSLLEPLMAIARGARVRHCSPLMWREAASVTTVVAASGYPDAPTTGSPIELPSFGDDIRVYHAGTTRDREGVLRTSGGRVFAVTAIAASFADAQQRSREAAARIGFDGAMYRRDIGWREAERRDGARRDLERDAWQADAARSATDAGAS comes from the coding sequence ATGAAGATCCTGCTCATCGGCTCTGGTGGCCGCGAACACGCCCTCGCTGACGCGCTCTCACGCGAGAATACGGCTGTCGAGCTGATTGCCACGCCCGGCAACCCCGGGCTGGCCGAGCTGGCACGCATCGAGCCGATTGGCGTCACCGATTTCCCTGCCCTCATCGCGTTGGCGGAATCGGAGGCGGTGAATCTGGTGGTGGTGGGCCCGGAAGCGCCGCTCGCGGCTGGCCTCGTCGATCAAATGCGATACCGTAGCATCCCGGTGTTCGGTCCGACGATGGGCGCCGCCACCGTCGAAACGTCAAAGGCCGACACGAAGGCCATGATGCTCGCCGCCGGCATCCCCACCGCACACGCGGAAACGCATCGCGTCGCGAGTGAAGCCAAAGAGGCCGTGCAGGCCCGGTTCGGCGCCCCCGTCGTGATCAAAGCGTCAGGCCTTGCAGCCGGCAAAGGTGTCATCGTCTGTCATACCATTGCCGAGGCGTACGCGGCCATCGATCGCATCCTCGATGACAAGGCGTTCGGCGACGCGGGCAACGAGTGTCTGGTGGAGTCGTTCATGACGGGTGAGGAGTTGTCGCTGTTCGCGCTCACCGATGGCACGGACGTGATGCCGATGCTGGGCGCGCAGGATCACAAGCGACTGCTGGACGGCGATGACGGTCCGAATACCGGAGGCATGGGCGCGTACACGCCGGTGTCATTCTGTACGCCCGCGTTGGTGGACGACATCACCGACCGCGTGTTTCATCCGACGCTGCACGCGCTGCGCAAGCGGGGCACACCGTTCACGGGCCTGCTGTATGCTGGCCTCATGATGACGCCGGACGGTCCGAAGGTTGTGGAGTTCAATTGTCGGTTCGGCGATCCGGAGACGCAGGCGATTCTCCCGATGCTTACCAGTAGCCTGCTCGAACCCCTGATGGCCATCGCGCGCGGTGCCCGCGTCAGGCACTGCAGCCCCCTTATGTGGCGGGAGGCCGCGTCGGTGACGACGGTGGTGGCGGCCAGCGGGTACCCGGACGCCCCCACAACGGGTTCGCCCATCGAGCTCCCTTCGTTTGGCGATGACATCCGCGTGTACCACGCCGGCACCACGCGTGATCGCGAGGGCGTGCTGCGCACGAGTGGTGGCAGAGTCTTCGCTGTCACGGCCATCGCCGCATCATTTGCCGATGCGCAGCAGCGCTCACGCGAGGCCGCAGCCCGCATCGGTTTTGACGGGGCGATGTATCGCCGCGACATCGGCTGGCGGGAAGCCGAGCGACGTGATGGCGCCCGACGCGACCTCGAACGTGATGCATGGCAGGCGGACGCCGCGCGTTCGGCCACGGATGCCGGAGCTTCCTGA
- a CDS encoding M48 family metallopeptidase, giving the protein MSRISLTQISSVSWEHPADRAALNTLRSIPGFDEVIRRIASVFGEAGVRNLFLGDAVLIGPTQRPQLHAIYQEVLQALDWPQTGHPVPQLYVTQTPIANAGAVGFGNPFIVISSGTLELLEPDEQRFVLAHEVGHIITGHTTYRTIALIVLFFGMSALPLLASIALLPFQLALLEWYRKSELSADRAGMLGTQDPRGSLMTFLKLAGGRSMGDAIDLDAYLAQAQEYDVGGTTWDSVLKAMNTALREHPFHTVRVAELQRWEQSGDYARIMAGEYTRRGAEGERPLRDDMREAGDYYTEQAKAAAQSVGDAIGRATDAFKEAFRSASGTGGSGG; this is encoded by the coding sequence ATGTCGCGCATTTCGCTCACGCAGATTTCCTCCGTCAGCTGGGAGCATCCGGCCGACCGCGCCGCCCTGAATACCCTTCGCTCCATTCCGGGCTTCGACGAAGTGATCCGCCGGATCGCCAGCGTGTTCGGCGAAGCCGGCGTCCGTAACCTGTTTCTGGGTGACGCCGTCCTGATTGGCCCGACGCAGCGCCCGCAGTTGCATGCGATCTATCAAGAGGTCCTGCAGGCACTCGACTGGCCGCAGACCGGGCATCCCGTCCCACAGCTGTATGTGACGCAGACCCCGATCGCCAACGCGGGAGCCGTGGGGTTCGGGAATCCGTTCATCGTGATCAGTTCCGGTACGCTGGAATTGCTCGAGCCCGATGAACAGCGCTTTGTGCTGGCCCATGAAGTCGGCCACATCATCACCGGCCACACCACGTACCGGACCATTGCGTTGATCGTGCTCTTCTTCGGCATGAGCGCGCTGCCTCTGCTCGCCTCGATTGCGTTGTTGCCATTTCAACTCGCGCTGCTGGAGTGGTATCGCAAGTCGGAGCTGTCGGCTGACCGGGCGGGAATGCTGGGCACGCAGGACCCTCGTGGCAGTCTCATGACGTTTCTCAAGCTGGCCGGCGGTCGATCGATGGGTGACGCGATCGACCTCGACGCATATCTCGCCCAGGCGCAGGAGTACGATGTGGGCGGCACCACGTGGGACAGCGTGCTCAAAGCCATGAACACCGCGTTGCGCGAGCACCCGTTTCACACCGTCCGCGTGGCCGAGTTGCAGCGATGGGAACAGTCGGGTGACTACGCCCGGATCATGGCGGGTGAGTACACCAGGCGCGGCGCGGAAGGCGAGCGGCCCCTGCGTGACGATATGCGCGAAGCGGGCGACTACTACACCGAGCAGGCGAAAGCTGCGGCGCAGTCGGTGGGCGATGCCATCGGGCGGGCAACCGATGCCTTCAAGGAGGCCTTCCGATCGGCATCGGGCACGGGCGGTTCAGGGGGCTGA